The following are encoded in a window of Longimicrobium sp. genomic DNA:
- a CDS encoding glycosyltransferase family 1 protein → MSARVGIVYDYAAENWPSMDLVGDLLVHALLGHAPQFAPERIQPRMPRLLGGWAGGAGHNADRLIGRHVAYPRWLRRHGGGRDLYHVVDHSYAQLVHSLPASRTIVTCHDLDAFRSLLQPERDPRPLWFRAMMKRVLLGLQRAAHVVCDSDTVRDELLRHRLVPESRVTTIALAAHPDFHPGPDADADAYAETLLGPPDAVDILNVGSTAPRKRIGLLLRAAAPVLAEHPRARIVRVGGPLEPEPRRLAEALGIAARIVEVPWVDRPRLAAIYRRAALVVSTSEREGFGLPLVEAMACGAPVLASALGVFREVGGSAVEYVDGDDAAAWSAALDAALTRLADPSARIAARAASLLRAQLYRVDRFAPAITAVYDRVLAEAA, encoded by the coding sequence GTGAGCGCCCGCGTCGGAATCGTCTACGATTACGCCGCCGAGAACTGGCCCAGCATGGACCTGGTCGGGGACCTGCTGGTCCACGCGCTGCTCGGCCACGCGCCGCAGTTCGCGCCGGAGCGCATTCAGCCACGCATGCCGCGCCTCCTCGGAGGGTGGGCGGGGGGAGCGGGGCACAACGCCGACCGCCTGATCGGGCGGCACGTGGCCTACCCGCGGTGGTTGCGCCGGCATGGCGGGGGGAGGGACCTGTACCACGTGGTGGACCACAGCTACGCCCAGCTCGTCCACTCGCTCCCCGCCAGCCGTACCATCGTCACCTGCCACGACCTGGATGCCTTCCGCTCGCTCCTGCAGCCGGAGCGCGACCCGCGGCCGCTGTGGTTCCGGGCGATGATGAAGCGCGTCCTGCTCGGCCTGCAACGGGCGGCCCACGTGGTCTGCGACAGCGACACGGTCCGCGATGAGCTGCTCCGCCACCGGCTCGTTCCCGAGAGCCGCGTGACCACCATCGCGCTGGCGGCGCATCCCGATTTTCACCCCGGGCCCGATGCCGATGCGGATGCGTATGCGGAAACGCTGCTTGGCCCGCCGGACGCAGTCGACATCCTGAACGTCGGCAGCACGGCGCCGCGCAAGCGCATTGGACTGCTGCTGCGCGCCGCCGCTCCCGTGCTGGCGGAGCATCCCCGGGCGCGCATCGTTCGCGTGGGCGGACCGCTGGAGCCGGAGCCGCGCAGGCTGGCTGAGGCACTGGGGATCGCGGCCCGCATCGTAGAGGTGCCGTGGGTCGATCGCCCGCGGCTGGCCGCCATCTACCGGCGCGCCGCACTGGTCGTCAGCACGTCGGAGCGTGAAGGCTTTGGGCTGCCCCTGGTGGAGGCGATGGCCTGCGGCGCTCCCGTGCTCGCCAGCGCCCTCGGCGTCTTCCGCGAAGTGGGTGGTTCGGCGGTGGAATACGTGGACGGCGACGATGCCGCCGCCTGGTCCGCCGCCCTGGACGCCGCGCTCACCCGGCTGGCCGATCCTTCCGCACGGATCGCCGCCCGCGCCGCGTCCCTCCTCCGCGCCCAGCTGTACCGCGTCGACCGGTTCGCCCCGGCGATCACGGCCGTCTACGACCGCGTGCTCGCGGAGGCGGCGTGA
- a CDS encoding GDP-L-fucose synthase — MTSSEAAPPSPLPELEASSDFWRGRRVLVTGGSGFLGSHVVERLRACGAEPFVPRRAQFDLTRQADVERVYEAARPQLVMHLAAEVGGIGANRAAPGRFFYANAMMGVAMIEQARVAGVEKFVQIGTVCAYPKITPVPFREEDLWAGYPEETNAPYGIAKKALLVQLAAYREQYGLNGIYLLPTNLYGPRDNFDPATSHVIPALIRRMAEARRDGAEELPVWGTGEASREFLYVDDAARAILLAAEHYDGVEPVNVGIGNEIRIRELAGLIAGLVGFEGRLAFDPTQPDGQPRRSLDTSRALRLFGFRARIPMHEGLRRTVEWYLSQGSS; from the coding sequence ATGACCTCCAGCGAAGCCGCCCCGCCGTCGCCCCTGCCTGAGCTCGAGGCCTCGTCCGACTTCTGGCGCGGACGGCGCGTCCTGGTCACCGGCGGATCGGGGTTCCTGGGCTCGCACGTCGTCGAGCGCCTGCGCGCCTGCGGGGCCGAGCCCTTCGTTCCCCGCCGCGCGCAGTTCGACCTGACGCGCCAGGCCGACGTGGAGCGGGTGTACGAGGCCGCCCGTCCGCAGCTCGTCATGCACCTGGCCGCGGAGGTGGGCGGCATCGGCGCCAACCGCGCCGCTCCGGGGCGCTTCTTCTACGCCAACGCCATGATGGGCGTGGCCATGATCGAGCAGGCGCGCGTGGCCGGGGTCGAGAAGTTCGTGCAGATCGGCACCGTGTGCGCGTACCCGAAGATCACCCCGGTTCCCTTCCGCGAAGAAGACCTCTGGGCGGGGTACCCCGAAGAAACCAACGCGCCCTACGGCATCGCCAAGAAGGCGCTGCTGGTGCAGCTGGCGGCGTACCGCGAGCAGTACGGGCTGAACGGCATCTACCTGCTGCCCACCAACCTGTACGGCCCGCGCGACAACTTCGACCCGGCCACCTCGCACGTGATCCCCGCGCTCATCCGCCGCATGGCCGAGGCGCGGCGGGATGGGGCCGAGGAGCTCCCGGTGTGGGGCACGGGCGAGGCGTCGCGCGAGTTCCTGTACGTGGACGACGCGGCGCGCGCCATCCTGCTGGCCGCCGAGCACTACGATGGTGTGGAACCCGTCAACGTCGGGATTGGTAATGAGATACGCATTCGCGAGCTGGCTGGGCTGATCGCCGGGCTGGTGGGCTTCGAGGGGCGCCTGGCCTTCGATCCCACGCAGCCCGACGGGCAGCCCCGGCGCTCCCTGGACACCAGCCGGGCCCTGCGCCTGTTCGGCTTCCGCGCGCGCATTCCCATGCACGAGGGGCTGCGCCGCACCGTAGAGTGGTACCTGAGCCAGGGTTCCTCGTAA
- the queA gene encoding tRNA preQ1(34) S-adenosylmethionine ribosyltransferase-isomerase QueA, whose protein sequence is MTERAFRTSDFDFHLPPEQVAQAPAERRDASRLLVVDRSTSELHHGVFSDLLEYVPAGDALVLNETRVFPARLLGRKATGAAAEVLLLHPHGGEEKVWTALVRPGAKLKPGRTVEVGEELSVEIVDSTPGGERIVRLVTPLPLAEALDRYGEVPLPPYVERSATEADRERYQTVYARERGSVAAPTAGLHFTPELIAAFEAKGVRIARLVLHVGVGTFRPVEAEDPAEHRMHSEWYSVSGEAAAAVNETRAAGGSIWAVGTTVVRTLESAATDDGLVHAGDGWTDIFIRPPYRFKAVDHLVTNFHLPRSTLLMLVAALGGYERVMRAYSEAVERGYRFFSYGDAMVLL, encoded by the coding sequence GTGACGGAGCGCGCGTTCCGCACGTCGGACTTCGATTTTCACCTTCCGCCGGAGCAGGTAGCCCAGGCTCCGGCGGAGCGGCGCGACGCCAGCCGGCTGCTGGTGGTGGACCGCTCCACCAGCGAACTGCACCACGGCGTCTTTTCCGACCTCCTGGAATACGTGCCCGCGGGAGACGCCCTCGTGCTGAACGAGACGCGCGTCTTTCCCGCGCGCCTGCTCGGGCGCAAGGCCACGGGTGCCGCCGCCGAGGTGCTGCTTCTGCACCCGCACGGCGGCGAGGAAAAGGTGTGGACGGCGCTCGTACGCCCCGGCGCCAAGCTCAAGCCCGGGCGCACGGTGGAGGTGGGCGAGGAGCTTTCGGTGGAGATCGTGGACTCCACCCCCGGCGGCGAGCGCATCGTGCGGCTGGTGACGCCGCTGCCCCTGGCCGAGGCGCTGGACCGCTACGGCGAGGTGCCGCTGCCGCCCTACGTGGAGCGGAGCGCGACGGAGGCGGACCGCGAGCGCTACCAGACGGTCTACGCGCGCGAGCGGGGCTCCGTCGCCGCGCCCACGGCGGGCCTCCACTTCACCCCCGAGCTGATCGCGGCCTTCGAGGCCAAGGGCGTGCGCATCGCCCGCCTGGTCCTTCACGTGGGCGTCGGCACCTTTCGCCCCGTTGAGGCCGAGGACCCCGCCGAGCACCGCATGCACTCCGAGTGGTACAGCGTGTCCGGCGAGGCGGCGGCGGCCGTCAACGAGACGCGCGCGGCCGGCGGCTCCATCTGGGCCGTCGGCACCACCGTCGTGCGCACGCTGGAGTCCGCGGCCACGGACGACGGCCTGGTGCACGCGGGCGACGGGTGGACGGACATCTTCATCCGCCCGCCGTACCGCTTCAAGGCCGTGGACCACCTGGTCACCAACTTCCACCTCCCGCGGAGCACGCTGTTGATGCTGGTGGCGGCTTTGGGAGGATACGAACGGGTGATGAGGGCGTACAGCGAGGCGGTAGAGCGCGGATACCGGTTCTTTTCCTACGGTGACGCGATGGTCCTCCTGTGA
- a CDS encoding YebC/PmpR family DNA-binding transcriptional regulator, whose translation MAGHSKWKQIKHKKALTDNRRAATWTKKIREITVAAKEGGGDPAGNPRLRLAIDTAKSVNMPNENIERAIKKGTGELEGVNYEEITYEAYGPAGVAIMIESLTDNGNRTVADIRRWLSRNGGNLGSSGSVAWMFDRRGQISIDGSKHDEETVMMAALDAGALDVETGEDGHTVYTEVADFHAVQDALRAAGIEWEDAELAMVPKTEIRVEGADAEQLVKLLELLEELDDVQKVYTNADLDADALAGV comes from the coding sequence ATGGCCGGGCATAGCAAGTGGAAGCAGATCAAGCACAAGAAGGCGCTCACCGACAACCGTCGCGCCGCCACCTGGACCAAGAAGATCCGTGAGATCACCGTCGCCGCCAAGGAAGGCGGCGGCGACCCCGCGGGCAACCCGCGGCTGCGCCTGGCCATCGACACGGCCAAGTCGGTGAACATGCCCAACGAGAACATCGAGCGCGCCATCAAGAAGGGCACGGGCGAGCTCGAGGGGGTGAACTACGAGGAGATCACCTACGAAGCGTACGGCCCCGCCGGCGTCGCCATCATGATCGAATCGCTCACCGACAACGGCAACCGCACCGTCGCCGACATCCGCCGCTGGCTCTCGCGCAACGGCGGCAACCTGGGCAGCTCCGGCAGCGTGGCCTGGATGTTCGACCGCCGTGGCCAGATCTCCATCGACGGCTCCAAGCACGACGAGGAGACGGTGATGATGGCGGCGCTGGACGCCGGCGCCCTGGACGTGGAGACCGGCGAGGACGGCCACACGGTCTACACCGAGGTCGCCGACTTCCACGCGGTGCAGGACGCGCTGCGCGCCGCGGGCATCGAGTGGGAAGACGCCGAGCTGGCGATGGTCCCCAAGACCGAGATCCGCGTGGAGGGCGCCGACGCCGAGCAGCTCGTCAAGCTGCTGGAACTGCTGGAAGAGCTGGACGACGTGCAGAAGGTTTACACCAACGCCGATCTTGACGCCGACGCCCTGGCAGGGGTGTGA
- the ruvA gene encoding Holliday junction branch migration protein RuvA: MISRIRGELIVRDLERVEVMTSGGVAYEISIPTTVFERLPRLGEQVTIRTYHLVREDAVMLFGFLDDTEKTVFTRLLAVNMVGPRLALGLLSALTAEQVVRAVRERNAAALTAVSGVGKKTGERIVLELTGKLDDIAFASSALGQRAPAAEEALRALTALGVTTADADRAVRSVVQEKGSLSAPELIREALARLK; this comes from the coding sequence ATGATCTCGCGCATCCGCGGCGAGCTGATCGTCCGCGACCTGGAACGCGTGGAGGTGATGACCTCCGGCGGCGTGGCGTACGAAATCTCCATCCCCACAACCGTCTTCGAGCGCCTGCCGCGCCTGGGCGAGCAGGTGACCATCCGCACCTACCACTTGGTGCGCGAAGACGCGGTGATGCTCTTCGGGTTTCTCGACGACACCGAGAAGACCGTGTTCACCCGGCTGCTGGCCGTGAACATGGTGGGCCCGCGGCTGGCGCTGGGCCTCCTTTCGGCGCTGACGGCGGAGCAGGTGGTGCGCGCCGTACGCGAGCGGAACGCGGCGGCGCTGACGGCGGTGTCGGGCGTCGGCAAGAAGACGGGCGAGCGCATCGTCCTGGAGCTGACGGGCAAGCTGGACGACATCGCCTTCGCCTCGTCCGCGCTCGGCCAGCGTGCCCCCGCCGCCGAAGAGGCCCTGCGCGCCCTCACCGCGCTGGGCGTCACCACGGCGGACGCGGACCGCGCGGTGCGCTCCGTCGTCCAGGAGAAGGGAAGCCTCTCCGCGCCGGAGCTGATCCGCGAGGCGCTCGCGCGGCTGAAGTAA
- a CDS encoding glycosyltransferase, which translates to MSARLKVVHVGKFYPPYPGGMESHLATLCGELANDVDMRVIVANDGPGTVSETVDGVPVLRIGTALWISSATVNPGMATAIRQSGADVVHLHHPNPTGVLSYLASGSRAPLVVTYHSDIVRQRVLRTLFSPVQHRFLRRAHAIIASSPDYAASSPVLRRHADRVRVIPFGIRPDDAGTPDPATVAALREKYGARVVLAVGRLVYYKGFDYLVRSMDRVDGHLVIVGDGPMHGELERLAAEHGIAGRVTLAGRVDSVASHYAAADVFALPATARSEAFGLVQLEAMAAGLPVVNTRIPSGVPFVSRDGQTGLSVPPRDPAALAAALTRLLDDAALRTRLGRAARERVSTEFSAERMARDTLALYHEAAGRSGPAIPTSKPE; encoded by the coding sequence GTGAGCGCGCGGCTGAAGGTGGTGCACGTCGGCAAGTTCTATCCGCCCTACCCCGGGGGGATGGAAAGCCACCTCGCCACGCTCTGTGGCGAGCTGGCCAACGACGTGGACATGCGCGTGATCGTCGCCAACGACGGCCCCGGGACGGTGTCCGAGACGGTGGACGGCGTTCCCGTGCTGCGGATCGGCACGGCGCTTTGGATCTCGTCCGCGACCGTGAATCCGGGGATGGCCACCGCCATCCGCCAGTCGGGGGCGGACGTGGTGCACCTGCATCATCCCAACCCCACGGGCGTGCTTTCGTACCTCGCCAGCGGCAGCCGCGCGCCCCTGGTGGTCACCTATCACAGCGACATCGTCCGCCAGCGCGTGCTGCGGACGCTCTTCTCGCCCGTGCAGCACCGCTTCCTGCGCCGCGCGCACGCCATCATCGCCAGCTCTCCCGACTATGCGGCCAGCTCGCCCGTGCTGCGGCGCCACGCGGACCGCGTGCGGGTGATCCCCTTCGGCATCCGCCCGGACGACGCGGGCACGCCCGACCCGGCGACTGTCGCGGCGCTCCGGGAAAAATATGGCGCAAGGGTGGTGCTGGCAGTAGGTAGGCTGGTATACTACAAGGGTTTCGACTACCTTGTAAGGTCAATGGACAGGGTCGACGGGCACCTGGTGATCGTCGGCGACGGGCCCATGCATGGCGAGCTGGAGCGGCTGGCGGCCGAGCACGGCATCGCTGGCCGCGTGACGCTGGCGGGGCGTGTCGACAGCGTGGCATCGCACTACGCCGCCGCCGACGTGTTCGCCCTTCCCGCCACGGCGCGGAGCGAGGCGTTCGGCCTGGTGCAGCTGGAGGCGATGGCCGCCGGGCTGCCGGTGGTCAACACGCGAATCCCCAGCGGTGTGCCGTTCGTGTCGCGCGACGGCCAGACGGGGCTCTCCGTCCCGCCGCGCGACCCCGCCGCGCTGGCCGCCGCACTCACGCGCCTGCTGGACGACGCCGCGCTGCGCACGCGCCTGGGCCGGGCGGCGCGCGAGCGGGTGAGCACCGAGTTCAGCGCGGAGCGCATGGCCCGCGACACGCTGGCCCTGTACCACGAAGCCGCGGGCCGTTCCGGGCCCGCCATCCCCACGTCCAAGCCCGAATGA
- a CDS encoding polysaccharide biosynthesis tyrosine autokinase: MPPPQPSPVLRGVPTPERYGSAVDEGIPLGEYLDALRRYAWLIVAAVVLSMGFVWYKLQREVPHYAAASTVRLVNAREQMAGGIAPGQVQDAQGWYTDPILSQIQLLRSRAVAAEVVDSLGLRLRPTLPGFPRSAIRSIHVSPGAPNGDTVSFTFRADRVEARMRGRAVAAAYGQPLDLGAVAVTFAGRPVGVPTATFQVVDHQEAVLGTLGTMNVVQRELTNVIDIQFTADDPVLAQKAANAFAVAFQNVSMRSAQNISRRRRQFVEEQLRQTDGLLLVAQRQLSDFRRGVRAFSPREKFRVTEEGLAGFRLQRQDLLSEKQIYDQMARGLASGTGRESTEQVAALAASPEVSTNAGIVSLYTTLLRYQSDRDSLTTGRWSRAASNPDVQQLDSLINTYRGRLMRAVEARSVALAARIAVLDQVMSEDAASISGLPEAEADEMRLSREVETLQKLVDDLRREQQEARIDEAVQAGQVDVVDLAMAPGTPIGAGAKRRLLFALLIGLMLGGGGALVLDRLNTAISRREDVETAMRAPVVAVIPRLGEPPRAAGRLGTAKLLARRGEPERTEQLVAVNDVQSAGSQAYRKLRTHLIFAQHGMAMRTLLVTSPGASEGKTTVTANLAATFAQQGLRVCVIDADLRRARLHGVYGLPRAPGLTEVLLGEVPLDEALRPSKVDKLHVLAAGRLVPHVSELLGGPGMGRLMRVLSGVYDLVVVDTPPVLAAADAEILGAQSDALLMVVRAGQTERHSAQHAADQLRAVGARIVGIVLNDPDQKIGGHEKYAYYYDSYADEVEADGA; encoded by the coding sequence ATGCCGCCCCCGCAGCCCTCGCCGGTGCTGCGTGGCGTTCCCACGCCCGAGCGCTACGGCTCGGCGGTGGACGAGGGCATTCCCCTGGGCGAGTACCTGGACGCTCTGCGGCGCTACGCGTGGCTGATCGTGGCTGCAGTGGTCCTTTCCATGGGCTTCGTGTGGTACAAGCTGCAGCGCGAGGTTCCGCACTACGCCGCCGCGTCGACAGTGCGCCTGGTGAACGCGCGCGAACAGATGGCGGGCGGCATCGCCCCCGGGCAGGTGCAGGACGCGCAGGGCTGGTACACCGACCCCATCCTGTCGCAGATCCAGCTGCTGCGCAGCCGCGCGGTCGCCGCCGAGGTGGTCGATTCGCTGGGCCTGCGGCTGAGGCCCACGCTCCCCGGATTCCCCCGGTCGGCCATCAGGTCCATCCACGTTTCACCCGGCGCGCCCAATGGCGACACGGTGTCCTTTACCTTTCGGGCCGACCGTGTGGAGGCGCGGATGCGGGGGCGCGCCGTCGCGGCGGCCTACGGGCAGCCGCTGGACCTGGGCGCCGTGGCCGTTACCTTCGCCGGCCGGCCGGTCGGCGTTCCCACGGCCACGTTCCAGGTGGTCGACCACCAGGAAGCCGTGCTGGGCACGCTGGGGACGATGAACGTGGTGCAGCGCGAGCTCACCAACGTGATTGACATCCAGTTCACCGCCGACGACCCCGTCCTGGCGCAGAAGGCGGCCAACGCGTTCGCCGTGGCGTTCCAGAACGTCAGCATGCGCTCGGCGCAGAACATCTCGCGGCGGCGGCGCCAGTTCGTCGAGGAGCAGCTGCGCCAGACCGACGGGCTGCTGCTGGTGGCGCAGCGGCAGCTCAGCGACTTCCGCCGCGGCGTACGCGCCTTTTCGCCCCGTGAAAAGTTCCGGGTGACGGAGGAGGGGCTGGCCGGGTTCCGCCTGCAGCGCCAGGACCTGCTGAGCGAAAAGCAGATCTACGACCAGATGGCGCGCGGGCTGGCCAGCGGGACCGGCCGCGAGAGCACCGAGCAGGTGGCTGCCCTGGCCGCCTCGCCCGAGGTGTCGACCAACGCGGGGATCGTTTCGCTGTACACCACGCTGCTGCGCTACCAGAGCGACCGCGACTCGCTGACCACCGGGCGCTGGTCCCGGGCGGCCAGCAACCCCGACGTGCAGCAGCTGGATTCGCTCATCAACACCTACCGCGGCCGCCTGATGCGCGCCGTCGAGGCCCGCAGCGTCGCCCTCGCCGCGCGCATCGCCGTGCTGGACCAGGTGATGTCCGAGGACGCGGCCTCCATCTCGGGGCTTCCCGAGGCTGAGGCCGACGAGATGAGGCTTTCGCGCGAGGTGGAGACGCTGCAGAAGCTGGTGGACGACCTGCGGCGCGAGCAGCAGGAGGCGCGCATCGACGAGGCGGTGCAGGCGGGGCAGGTAGACGTCGTGGACCTGGCCATGGCCCCAGGCACGCCGATCGGCGCGGGCGCCAAGCGCCGGTTGTTGTTCGCCCTGCTGATCGGCCTGATGCTGGGCGGCGGCGGCGCGCTGGTCCTGGACCGGCTGAACACGGCCATCAGCCGCCGTGAAGACGTGGAGACCGCCATGCGCGCGCCGGTGGTGGCGGTGATCCCCCGTTTGGGCGAGCCGCCGCGCGCCGCCGGCCGCCTGGGCACCGCCAAGCTGCTGGCCCGCCGCGGCGAGCCGGAGCGTACCGAGCAGCTGGTGGCGGTGAACGACGTGCAGTCGGCCGGCTCGCAGGCGTACCGCAAGCTGCGCACGCACCTGATCTTCGCGCAGCACGGCATGGCCATGCGCACTCTGCTGGTCACCAGCCCGGGCGCGTCGGAGGGCAAGACCACGGTCACGGCCAACCTGGCCGCCACCTTCGCGCAGCAGGGGCTGCGCGTGTGCGTGATCGACGCCGACCTGCGCCGCGCGCGCCTTCACGGCGTGTACGGGCTGCCGCGGGCGCCGGGGCTCACCGAGGTGCTGCTGGGCGAGGTGCCGCTGGACGAGGCGCTGCGCCCGTCCAAGGTCGACAAGCTGCACGTGCTGGCCGCCGGCCGGCTGGTTCCCCACGTGTCGGAGCTGCTGGGCGGCCCGGGAATGGGGCGGCTGATGCGCGTGCTGAGCGGCGTGTACGACCTGGTGGTGGTCGACACGCCTCCGGTGCTCGCCGCCGCCGACGCCGAGATCCTGGGCGCCCAGTCCGACGCCCTGCTGATGGTGGTGCGCGCGGGGCAGACGGAGCGCCACAGCGCGCAGCACGCCGCCGACCAGCTGCGCGCGGTGGGCGCGCGCATCGTGGGCATCGTGCTCAACGACCCCGACCAGAAGATCGGGGGCCACGAGAAGTACGCCTACTACTACGACTCCTACGCGGACGAGGTAGAGGCGGACGGGGCGTGA
- the ruvC gene encoding crossover junction endodeoxyribonuclease RuvC, giving the protein MSLGLPPSESVVLGVDPGTAVTGYGVVRRAADGALSLLECGVVRTDPKDDLADRLRVIFEGLSEVIERTRPAVVSVEGVFYAKNVRTSVVLGHARGAVLLAAALKGLRVAEYPPAEVKAAVVGAGRATKDQVGLMVQRHLKLREVPRPHDAADGVALALTHCFRGFGPQLKAPIPLTFANLQKLGGRR; this is encoded by the coding sequence GTGAGCCTGGGCCTTCCCCCGTCCGAGTCCGTGGTGCTGGGGGTGGATCCCGGCACGGCGGTCACCGGATACGGCGTCGTCCGCCGGGCCGCGGACGGCGCCCTTTCGCTGCTGGAGTGCGGCGTCGTCCGCACCGATCCCAAGGATGACCTCGCGGACCGGTTGCGCGTGATCTTCGAGGGCCTTTCGGAAGTCATCGAGCGTACCAGGCCCGCGGTCGTCTCGGTCGAGGGCGTGTTCTACGCCAAGAACGTCCGCACGTCCGTCGTCCTGGGCCACGCCCGCGGCGCCGTGCTGCTCGCTGCCGCGCTCAAGGGGCTGCGCGTGGCCGAGTACCCCCCCGCCGAGGTGAAGGCCGCCGTGGTGGGCGCCGGCCGTGCGACCAAGGACCAAGTGGGGCTGATGGTGCAGCGCCACCTGAAGCTGCGCGAGGTCCCCCGTCCCCACGACGCGGCGGACGGCGTGGCGCTCGCGCTCACGCACTGCTTCCGCGGCTTCGGCCCGCAGCTCAAGGCGCCGATTCCCCTTACGTTCGCGAACCTGCAGAAGCTGGGAGGCCGCCGATGA
- the ruvB gene encoding Holliday junction branch migration DNA helicase RuvB → MSQQQPRSEITTPAALTDEEGSELSLRPQRLAEFIGQDKVKESLQIAIDAALSRREPLDHTLFYGPPGLGKTTLALLMARELGVNIKITAAPVLEKPADLVRELTTLREGDILFIDEIHRLRPIIEEFLYPAMEDWRIDVRLSDGPHAQMISMPIEKFTLIGATTRYGLLTPPMRARFGIVQRLHYYPVQHLAFIVERTAEILGVGCEKHGAMEIARRSRGTPRVANRLMRRVRDYAQVRADGVITREVADAALLMLDVDEFGLDEMDTRVLRSMIEQFGGGPVGLNTLAVAIGEDAGTLEEVYEPFLIQNGFLMRTPRGRVATALAYRRFGYAPPVDGAGANLPGMFGGAAGPVQPNLFDA, encoded by the coding sequence ATGTCCCAGCAGCAACCGCGCTCCGAGATCACCACGCCCGCCGCGCTGACCGACGAGGAAGGCAGCGAGCTCAGCCTGCGCCCGCAGCGCCTGGCTGAGTTCATCGGGCAGGACAAGGTCAAGGAGTCGCTGCAGATCGCCATCGACGCGGCGCTCAGCCGCCGCGAGCCGCTGGACCACACCCTGTTCTACGGCCCGCCCGGGCTGGGCAAGACCACGCTGGCGCTGCTGATGGCACGCGAGCTGGGCGTCAACATCAAGATCACCGCCGCCCCCGTGCTCGAAAAGCCGGCGGACCTGGTCCGCGAGCTGACCACGCTGCGTGAGGGCGACATCCTCTTCATCGACGAGATCCACCGCCTGCGTCCCATCATCGAGGAGTTCCTGTACCCCGCGATGGAGGACTGGCGGATCGACGTGCGTCTTTCGGACGGGCCGCATGCGCAGATGATCTCCATGCCCATCGAAAAGTTCACGTTGATCGGGGCCACCACGCGCTATGGCCTGCTCACGCCCCCCATGCGCGCCCGCTTCGGCATCGTGCAGCGGCTTCACTACTATCCCGTGCAGCACCTGGCCTTCATCGTGGAGCGCACCGCTGAGATCCTGGGCGTGGGGTGCGAGAAGCACGGGGCGATGGAGATTGCGCGGCGGTCGCGGGGCACGCCGCGCGTTGCCAACCGGCTGATGCGCCGCGTGCGCGACTACGCCCAGGTGCGCGCGGACGGCGTGATCACCCGCGAGGTGGCCGACGCGGCGCTGCTGATGCTGGACGTGGACGAGTTCGGCCTGGACGAGATGGATACGCGGGTGCTGCGCAGCATGATCGAGCAGTTCGGCGGCGGGCCCGTGGGGCTGAATACCCTGGCCGTGGCCATTGGTGAGGACGCCGGGACGCTGGAAGAGGTGTACGAGCCCTTCCTGATCCAGAACGGTTTCCTGATGCGCACGCCGCGCGGACGCGTGGCGACGGCGCTGGCCTACCGCCGCTTCGGCTACGCGCCACCGGTGGACGGCGCCGGCGCCAACCTCCCCGGCATGTTCGGCGGGGCGGCGGGACCGGTGCAGCCCAACCTGTTCGACGCGTGA